In Odontesthes bonariensis isolate fOdoBon6 chromosome 22, fOdoBon6.hap1, whole genome shotgun sequence, one genomic interval encodes:
- the LOC142373005 gene encoding RNA/RNP complex-1-interacting phosphatase-like, translating to MSRHTTRCGVPDRWLDYSAVGKRLNGTRFIAFKVPLKQSFIRNLPRSDVFGPWELLDALNQQNQELGLIIDLTFTTRYYSLQDIPESLLCVKIFTRGHEVPSDDTILKFKRIVYRFLRDNKDNDKLIGVHCTHGLNRTGYLICRYLIDVDGMDPEEAVALFNLSRGHAIERQNYLDDLQRGPKRSNEGIKQQSEQEPKRGEAVHRPTFSDTDSESRLERRHFDEPGYQSFIPPRGPNHRSHNHHLPCPPILPPPPLHPPVSARLHPYRWTPPYPDTRRRRPQHWEDSRSIRPSPPEMRWRRPPEDRRRASPPRLPQYSPSWTSRSNGTGAEEDWTRPHMRSTQRHRSNGYDNY from the exons ATGGCTGGACTACTCGGCAGTTGGGAAAAGACTGAACGGGACTCGGTTCATCGCCTTCAAAGTGCCTCTGAAGCAG TCTTTTATTCGGAATCTCCCGCGCTCGGATGTGTTCGGCCCCTGGGAGCTGCTGGACGCTctgaaccaacagaaccaagaGCTGGGTCTGATCATTGACCTGACGTTTACCACACGCTACTACAGtctgcag gacATTCCTGAGTCACTGTTGTGTGTGAAGATCTTCACACGAGGTCACGAGGTTCCCAGTGATGATACGATCCTGAAGTTCAAACGCATCGTGTACAGGTTTCTCCGAGACAACAAGGATAATG ACAAGCTGATCGGAGTCCACTGCACCCACGGGCTCAACCGCACCGGCTACCTGATCTGCAG GTATCTGATCGACGTGGACGGGATGGATCCAGAAGAGGCGGTGGCGT TGTTCAACCTGTCGCGGGGTCACGCTATAGAGAGGCAGAACTACCTGGATGACCTTCAGCGCGGACCAAAGAGGAG CAACGAGGGCATCAAGCAGCAGTCCGAGCAGGAGCCAAAAAGGGGTGAAGCTGTCCATCGGCCGACTTTCTCTGACACTGACTCAGAGAGCAGACTGGAGAGACGGCACTTTGACGAGCCCGGCTACCAAAG TTTTATCCCTCCACGAGGACCAAACCACCGGTCACacaaccaccacctcccctgcccTCCGATACTCCCTCCGCCTCCTCTGCATCCACCTGTGTCGGCCCGTCTCCACCCGTATCGATGGACCCCACCTTACCCGGACACTCGGCGGAGGAGACCCCAGCATTGGGAGGACAGTAGGTCCATACGCCCCTCACCACCAGAGATGAGGTGGCGCCGCCCGCCGGAGGACAGAAGGAGGGCTTCTCCTCCCCGACTCCCACAGTACTCCCCAAGCTGGACCTCCAGGTCTAACGGCACCGGAGCTGAGGAGGACTGGACCCGTCCCCACATGAGAAGCACACAGAGACACCGATCGAACGGATACGACAACTACTGA
- the atp6v1b2 gene encoding V-type proton ATPase subunit B, brain isoform, giving the protein MAMKALRGMMNGAMSELSSAVSGTRPTATAPLSATTTSREHVMAVSRDYISQPRLTYKTVSGVNGPLVILDQVKFPRYAEIVHLTLPDGTKRSGQVLEVTGSKAVVQVFEGTAGIDAKKTSCEFTGDILRTPVSEDMLGRVFNGSGKPIDRGPAVLAEDFLDIMGQPINPQCRIYPEEMIQTGISAIDGMNSIARGQKIPIFSAAGLPHNEIAAQICRQAGLVKKSKDVMDYSEDNFAIVFAAMGVNMETARFFKSDFEENGSMDNVCLFLNLANDPTIERIITPRLALTSAEYLAYQCEKHVLVILTDMSSYAEALREVSAAREEVPGRRGFPGYMYTDLATIYERAGRVEGRNGSITQIPILTMPNDDITHPIPDLTGYITEGQIYVDRQLHNRQIYPPINVLPSLSRLMKSAIGEGMTRKDHSDVSNQLYACYAIGKDVQAMKAVVGEEALTADDLLYLEFLTKFEKNFISQGAYENRSVFETLDIGWQLMRIFPKEMLKRIPQSTLAEFYPREAKH; this is encoded by the exons ATGGCGATGAAGGCGCTCAGAGGTATGATGAACGGCGCCATGAGCGAGCTCTCCTCGGCCGTCAGCGGGACCAGACCGACGGCCACCGCTCCGCTGTCCGCCACGACCACCTCCCGGGAGCACGTGATGGCCGTGAGCCGGGATTACATCTCGCAACCTCGCCTGA CCTATAAAACAGTGTCTGGAGTCAACGGTCCGCTGGTGATCTTGGATCAGGTTAAG TTTCCGAGATACGCCGAGATCGTCCATCTCACCCTCCCCGACGGAACCAAAAGAAGCGGACAGGTGCTGGAGGTCACCGGCTCCAAGGCCGTGGTGCAG GTCTTTGAGGGAACTGCAGGTATCGATGCCAAGAAGACCAGCTGTGAGTTTACAGGAGACATCTTACGAACGCCCGTCTCTGAGGACATGTTGG GCCGTGTGTTTAATGGATCGGGTAAACCTATCGACAGAGGACCAGCCGTCCTGGCTGAGGACTTCTTGGATATTATGG GCCAGCCTATAAACCCTCAGTGTCGTATCTACCCCGAGGAGATGATCCAGACTGGCATCTCTGCCATCGACGGCATGAACAGCATCGCCAGAGGGCAGAAAATACCCATCTTCTCTGCTGCCGGGCTGCCACACAATGAG ATTGCAGCTCAGATCTGTCGGCAGGCTGGTTTGGTGAAGAAGTCCAAGGACGTGATGGACTACAGCGAGGACAACTTTGCCATCGTATTTGCAGCCATGGGG GTCAACATGGAGACAGCCAGGTTCTTTAAGTCGGACTTTGAGGAGAACGGATCCATGGACAACGTCTGTCTGTTTCTCAACTTGGCCAACGACCCTAC CATCGAGCGAATCATCACACCCCGTTTAGCTCTGACATCAGCAGAGTACCTGGCGTATCAGTGTGAAAAGCACGTCCTTGTCATCCTCACAGATATGAGCTCCTATGCAGAGGCCCTCCGAGAG GTGTCTGCAGCCAGAGAGGAGGTGCCGGGCCGCCGAGGTTTCCCCGGCTACATGTATACTGATTTGGCCACCATCTATGAGAGAGCTGGCAGAGTAGAGGGACGCAACGGCTCCATCACCCAGATCCCCATCCTCACCATGCCCAATGATG ACATCACTCATCCTATTCCGGACCTGACTGGTTACATCACTGAGGGGCAGATCTATGTGGACAGACAGCTTCACAACAGACAG ATCTATCCTCCCATCAATGTGCTGCCGTCTCTCTCTCGGCTGATGAAATCTGCCATCGGGGAGGGAATGACCCGCAAAGATCATTCTGATGTTTCCAACCAGCTT taTGCATGTTATGCCATAGGTAAGGACGTCCAGGCCATGAAAGCAGTGGTGGGAGAGGAGGCTCTGACTGCTGATGACCTGCTTTATTTGGAGTTTCTGACCAAGTTTGAGAAGAACTTCATCTCCCAAG